The stretch of DNA GCGGACGCCCGAGGAGACGACGGCGTTCGGCGAGCGCGTGGGGCGTCAGTTGCGCGCCGGTGACCTCGTCCTGCTGTCCGGGGACCTCGGCGCCGGCAAGACGACGTTCACCCGCGGGCTGGCGGCCGCGCTCGGCGTGCGCGGGCCGGTGACGTCCCCGACGTTCGTGATCGCGCGCGAGCACCCGTCCCTCGTCGGCGGGCCGGTGCTCGTCCACGTCGACGCCTACCGCCTCGGGTCCCTCGCCGAGGTCGACGACCTCGACCTCGACACCGCGGCCGAGGAGGCCGTGACCGTCGTGGAGTGGGGGCGCGGGCTGGTGGAGGAGATCGCGGGGGACCGGCTCGAGGTCGACCTGCGGCGCCCCACCGGGGCGGCCCCCTCCACCGACGGGGCGGGGGAGGACCCCGAGGCCGGGGCCCCCGTCGAACCGCGGCGCGCGGTCGTGCGCGGCGTCGGCGAGCGCTGGGCGGGGGTGGACCTCGCGTGAGCGGACGGCAGGGGTCGCTGGCCGAGCGGACCGACGACGACCGCGTCCACGGCTTCGCCC from Kineococcus endophyticus encodes:
- the tsaE gene encoding tRNA (adenosine(37)-N6)-threonylcarbamoyltransferase complex ATPase subunit type 1 TsaE, whose amino-acid sequence is MSTEHLLRTPEETTAFGERVGRQLRAGDLVLLSGDLGAGKTTFTRGLAAALGVRGPVTSPTFVIAREHPSLVGGPVLVHVDAYRLGSLAEVDDLDLDTAAEEAVTVVEWGRGLVEEIAGDRLEVDLRRPTGAAPSTDGAGEDPEAGAPVEPRRAVVRGVGERWAGVDLA